Proteins encoded within one genomic window of Glycine soja cultivar W05 chromosome 1, ASM419377v2, whole genome shotgun sequence:
- the LOC114409943 gene encoding RNA-binding protein 25-like isoform X2 yields MVRPVFPARPPGAVNIPTISRPPVAGIPAVRPIIPPVVRPVVAPSVTPAEKPQNTVYIGKIAPTVENEFMLSLLQLCGTIKTWKRPQDLSTGTPTSFGFYEFESAEGVLRALRLLTKLNIDGQELKVNVNQAMKEILELYVKTKTENLKNKETQEVGEKNEGEQPSNANEDAKVDTEPSNKEASESSNKESHDVANFGIVTDEDREADCEALEKITKMIEERLKTRPLPTPPAQPTGDGSVNLTSEQPVKARDGDSVVDTEKNESAENKNEKETNNDNKPTSEHERTESPDRRHDRKSRERDRDRELKREKDRELERYEREAERERVRKEREQRRRVEEAERQYETYLKDWEYREREKEKERQYEKEKEKERERKRRKEILYDEEDEDEDSRKRWRRSVIEEKRKKRLREKEDDLVDRQKEEEEIAEAKKKAEEEQKRQRDALKLLSEHVVNGGKENMITEEITNEVKSIVVEQDTVADYSREDHIGDGNSINVIIDESTIASVAPTDAQSGGNAPTKKLGFGLVGSGKRTSVPSVFHEEDDDDAHKDKKMRPLVPIDYSTEELQAVQPTVSGPTPPNLAAAAEFAKRISSTNFKEEKLDGERDRSRRSNEKSNHRDRSDEDGTHNRDENKERIPGRDRDRDHGSEKLKTSDNKRLLDAKQLIDMIPKTKEELFSYEIDWAVYDKHQLHDRMRPWISKKIKEFLGEEETTLIDYIVSSTQEHVKASQMLERLQIILDEEAEMFVLKMWRMLIFEIKKVESGLALRSKS; encoded by the exons ATGGTTCGTCCTGTATTTCCTGCACGCCCTCCTGGAGCAGTTAACATACCTACTATATCACGCCCACCAGTTGCAGGGATCCCTGCAGTTCGCCCAATTATTCCTCCTGTTGTCAGACCTGTGGTTGCCCCTAGTGTTACTCCAGCTGAGAAGCCTCAAAACACAGTTTACATTGGCAAGATTGCACCAACTGTGGAAAATGAGTTCATGCTCTCTCTCCTTCAA ttatgtgGAACTATCAAGACCTGGAAACGTCCTCAGGATTTATCAACTGGAACTCCTACAAGTTTTGGGTTTTATGAGTTTGAGTCTGCAGAAGGGGTTCTCCGGGCCTTGCGTCTCCTTACTAAACTGAATATTGATGGGCAAGAACTGAAG gtCAACGTGAATCAAGCTATGAAAGAAATTCTGGAGCTGTATGTTAAGACAAAAACTGAGAACTTGAAGAACAAAGAAACTCAGGAAGTAGGTGAAAAAAATGAAGGTGAACAACCTTCTAATGCAAACGAGGATGCAAAGGTTGACACAGAACCCTCAAATAAAGAGGCTAGTGAATCATCAAACAAGGAATCCCATGATGTGGCAAACTTTGGGATTGTCACGGATGAAGATAGAGAAGCTGATTGTGAGGCTTTAGAAAAGATTACAAAGATGATAGAGGAAAGGTTGAAGACTAGACCTTTGCCTACACCACCTGCACAGCCAACTGGTGATGGTTCTGTAAATTTAACTTCTGAACAACCTGTTAAAGCCCGAGATGgagactctgttgtggatacaGAGAAGAATG AATctgctgaaaataaaaatgagaaagagaCGAACAATGATAACAAACCAACCAGTGAACATGAAAGGACTGAAAGCCCTGATAGAAGGCATGATAGAAAAAGCAGAGAGAGGGACCGAGATAGGGAGCTAAAACGAGAAAAAGATAGAGAACTTGAAAGATATGAAAGAGAAGCAGAGCGGGAACGTGTTCGGAAAGAGAGGGAACAAAGACGAAGGGTTGAGGAGGCTGAGCGTCAGTATGAAACATATTTGAAGGATTGGGAGTATAGGGAacgagagaaagagaaagagcgTCAGTAtgaaaaagagaaggagaaggaaaggGAGCGTAAAAGGAGAAAGGAGATACTTTATGATGAAGAGGATGAGGATGAGGATTCTAGGAAGAGATGGCGCAGAAGTGTGATAgaggagaagagaaagaagaggcTGCGTGAGAAGGAAGATGACCTGGTTGACCGacaaaaagaagaggaagaaattgCTGAGGCCAAAAAGAAGGCTGAGGAGGAACAAAAGCGACAAAGAGATGCATTAAAGCTTTTATCTGAGCATGTGGTAAATGGTGGTAAGGAAAATATGATTACTGAAGAGATTACTAATGAAGTTAAAAGCATTGTTGTTGAACAAGATACTGTAGCTGACTATAGTCGTGAAGATCATATTG GTGACGGTAATTCAATAAATGTCATCATTGATGAATCAACCATAGCATCTGTTGCTCCAACTGATGCACAGTCAGGTGGCAATGCTCCTACAAAGAAATTGGGGTTTGGTCTAGTTGGTTCAGGGAAAAGAACATCTGTCCCTTCTGTTTTCCATGAagaggatgatgatgatgcacACAAGGACAAAAAAATGAGGCCATTGGTTCCAATTGATTACTCAACTGAAGAATTGCAGGCTGTTCAACCTACAGTTTCTGGGCCAACACCACCAAATTTGGCTGCTGCTGCAGAATTTGCAAAGCGTATATCCAGTACAAATTTCAAGGAAGAGAAGCTGGATGGAGAACGGGATAGAAGTAGGCGTTCAAATGAGAAGTCTAACCACCGGGACAGGAGTGATGAAGATGGCACGCACAACAGAGATGAAAACAAGGAGAGAATTCCTGGCCGTGACAGGGATCGAGATCATGGATCGGAGAAACTCAAAACTTCTGATAATAAGAGGCTTTTGGATGCAAAACAATTGATTGATATGATACCAAAGACCAAGGAGGAGTTGTTCTCATATGAGATAGACTGGGCAGTGTATGATAAG CATCAATTACATGATAGAATGAGACCGTGgatttcaaagaaaatcaaagagTTTTTGGGGGAAGAAGAAACTACATTGATAGATTATATTGTTTCCAGTACACAAGAACATGTGAAAGCATCACAAATGCTTGAGCGACTTCAGATAATTTTGGATGAAGAGGCTGAAATGTTCGTTCTGAAGATGTGGAGGATGCTTATCTTTGAAATAAAGAAGGTAGAGTCGGGGCTAGCTTTGAGgtcaaaatcatga